From Fusarium fujikuroi IMI 58289 draft genome, chromosome FFUJ_chr07, a single genomic window includes:
- a CDS encoding related to quinate transport protein, producing MGVATTTVGTYDAALQRRQALMGASGARALVKNWKVARIAAFACIGGILYGYNQGMFSGILTMPSFESHMGDYIKNQTKKGWLTSILELGAWLGTVMSGAIAELCSRKYGILIATCVFIVGVVIQSTAIQAGHDVILAGRFITGMGVGSLSTIVPLYNSECAPPEVRGALVALQQLAITFGIMISFWIDYGCHFIGGTGEGQKDAAWQIPICLQLAPALILLVGMAWMPFSPRWLIHHGREEEAREVLANLRDLPTDHELIELEFLEIKAQSLFEKRSLAERFPHLQAETAMNTVKLQFVAIGALFKSKAMFKRVIVATVTMFFQQWTGINAVLYYAPQIFGQLGLSSNTTSLLATGVVGIVMFIATVPAVLWIDRLGRKPVLTVGAIGMGACHLIIAVILAKNIDQFETHKAAGWAAICMVWLFVVHFGYSWGPCAWIIVAEVWPLSTRPYGTSLGASSNWMNNFIVGQVTPDMLEDITYGTYILFGLLTWIGAAFIWFVVPETKRLSLEEMDIIFGSEGTALADNERMAEINREIGLESIIYRDQSTHHAEVPEKEMS from the exons ATGGGTGTCGCAACAACTACAGTCGGCACTTACGATGCCGCCCTCCAGCGGCGCCAGGCGCTTATGGGTGCCAGTGGCGCGCGAGCCCTCGTCAAGAACTGGAAGGTCGCCCGAATTGCCGCGTTTGCCTGCATCGGAGGTATTCTCTACGGTTACAACCAGGGAATGTTTTCGGGCATTCTAACAATGCCTTCTTTTGAGAGCC ACATGGGGGATTATATCAAGAACCAGACCAAGAAGGGTTGGCTTACATCTATTCTCGAACTCGGTGCATGGCTCGGCACTGTCATGTCTGGTGCCATTGCGGAACTGTGCTCTCGTAAATATGGTATCTTGATCGCTACTTGTGTCTTTATCGTCGGTGTCGTCATTCAGTCTACCGCCATTCAAGCTGGACACGATGTTATTCTCGCCGGACGATTCATCAC TGGTATGGGAGTCGGCAGCTTGTCCACTATTGTTCCCCTTTACAACTCCGAATGCGCTCCACC TGAAGTTCGAGGTGCCCTGGTCGCTCTGCAACAGCTTGCCATTACTTTCGGTATCATGATTAGTTTCTGGATCGACTA CGGCTGCCATTTCATCGGTGGAACTGGCGAGGGTCAAAAGGACGCTGCCTGGCAAATCCCCATCTGCCTCCAACTCGCTCCAGCTCTTATCCTACTCGTCGGCATGGCATGGATGCCATTCTCACCCCGATGGCTCATCCACCACggcagagaagaggaagccagAGAGGTCCTGGCCAACCTTCGAGATCTCCCTACCGACCACGAACTCATTGAGCTGGAATTcctcgagatcaaggctcAATCACTCTTTGAGAAGCGAAGCTTGGCTGAGAGATTCCCCCATCTCCAAGCAGAGACGGCAATGAACACTGTCAAGCTCCAATTCGTTGCCATTGGCGCTCTCTTCAAGTCCAAGGCCATGTTCAAGCGTGTCATTGTCGCTACTGTCACCATGTTCTTCCAGCAGTGGACCGGTATCAACGCT GTCCTGTATTACGCCCCTCAGATCTTTGGACAACTTggtctcagcagcaacaccaccagtCTCCTGGCCACTGGTGTCGTCGGTATCGTCATGTTTATCGCTACCGTCCCTGCAGTCTTGTGGATCGACCGACTCGGCCGTAAGCCTGTCTTGACTGTCGGCGCTATTGGCATGGGTGCTtgccatctcatcatcgccgtcatTCTTGCCAAGAACATCGACCAGTTTGAGACGCACAAGGCTGCTGGTTGGGCTGCTATCTGCATGGTCTGGCTGTTTGTCGTCCACTTTGGAT ACTCCTGGGGTCCTTGTGCCTGGATCATCGTCGCCGAGGTCTGGCCTCTCAGCACGCGACCTTATGGTACCTCTCTTGGTGCCTCAAGTAACTGGATGAACAACTTTAT TGTCGGACAAGTTACACCAGACATGCTGGAAGACATCACATACGGAACGTACATCCTGTTCGGGCTGCTCACATGGATTGGTGCAGCTTTCATCTGGTTTGTTGTTCCAGAGACCAAGCGGCTGTCACTAGAAGAGATG GACATCATCTTTGGATCTGAAGGAACTGCCCTTGCTGACAACGAGCGCATGGCTGAGATTAACCGTGAGATCGGTCTCGAGAGCATCATTTACCGTGATCAGTCTACTCATCACGCAGAGGTCCCAGAGAAGGAGATGTCATAA
- a CDS encoding related to flavin-containing amine oxidasedehydrogenase → MSPEPFNTDLEHDGAGLMAQNGDKGRDGRKKVLVVGAGAAGMSTAYHLSEHSDKFDVTLIDAVDYCGGQAFSIPIDKERHGASWCNQGVQGGSYIFHHTVTMFSRQGYHADPCNLHVSFGKDETFWNNVFPTQLLVRHEKEVRRLTAVLKFMRWFEIFFALLPLKLVFKLFLFSEEFTNTIALPMTALFLGTGNATPEVPAIMFERLCTSPTYGMWYPSDRNTVISNKPPMIVFPKFSEFYETWRKDLVSRGVTVRLSTELTEIVQRNKNGVVVKLKARTPMPDHHNPNGGDPDAPVGEEKYDEIVLCCLADTAKKVLGRTATWKEKKVLGSAKFSDDITITHNDSDYMKKHYENFYRDDLAVANINGTDQSDRLAFAKTEYRPMYYIKMYPEDKSKLEMCFDCTNYQSQFPEKVPFEQHVFQTIYLNKDRDSKLWTDNEIAEDKIIRKDWWHQLCHGYTHYLFVIPWMMFLNAKNHTRFAASWTLVNAHEVAVMSGIAAAVDLGANYPEDLENDKFAFLCFRLYYLLTYGKWYRRHFTSKKYLKSQTTESQAAADGKSWATGLYGSVYKGPGVSEVERSAWREEIKKGSSTGNLS, encoded by the exons ATGTCCCCGGAACCGTTCAATACTGATCTTGAGCACGACGGCGCAGGACTGATGGCTCAGAACGGAGATAAAGGTAGAGATGGGCGGAAGAAGGTGTTGGTTGTAGGTGCTGGTGCAGCTGG CATGTCTACTGCTTACCATCTTTCGGAACATTCAGACAAATTCGACGTGACCCTGATTGATGCAGTTGATTACTGCGGCGGTCAAGCATTCTCCATTCCGATTGACAAGGAACGCCATGGAGCTTCCTGGTGCAACCAAGGTGTCCAAGGAGGATCTTACATCTTTCATCATACCGTCACTATGTTCTCCCGTCAGGGCTATCACGCAGACCCTTGCAACCTGCACGTTTCATTCGGCAAAGACGAGACGTTCTGGAATAACGTATTTCCAACTCAGCTTCTGGTGCGCCATGAGAAGGAAGTTCGTCGCTTGACCGCCGTTCTCAAGTTCATGCGCTGGTTTGAGATTTTCTTTGCCTTGCTTCCGCTGAAGCTTGTCTTCAAGCTCTTTTTGTTCTCTGAGGAATTCACCAACACTATTGCTCTGCCGATGACGGCGTTGTTCCTCGGCACCGGTAATGCTACGCCTGAAGTCCCTGCGATTATGTTTGAGAGGCTGTGTACTTCACCGACTTATGGAATGTGGTATCCGTCCGATAGAAACACCGTCATAAGCAACAAACCGCCCATGATTGTATTTCCAAAATTCTCAGAGTTCTACGAGACCTGGAGAAAGGATCTTGTTTCTCGCGGAGTCACCGTACGGCTTTCAACAGAGTTGACCGAAATTGTCCAGAGGAATAAGAATGGCGTTGTTGTGAAGCTCAAGGCGAGGACCCCGATGCCAGATCATCATAACCCCAACGGCGGTGATCCCGATGCACCCGTCGGCGAGGAGAAATACGACGAGATTGTGCTCTGCTGTCTCGCTGACACGGCAAAGAAAGTCCTCGGCAGGACCGCCAcctggaaagaaaagaaggtctTGGGTTCAGCAAAATTCAGCGACGATATTACAATCACTCACAATGATTCCGATTATATGAAGAAACACTACGAGAACTTTTATCGTGATGATTTGGCTGTTGCGAACATCAACGGAACTGACCAATCGGATCGTCTGGCGTTTGCAAAGACAGAATATCGACCCATGTACTACATCAAGATGTATCCTGAGGACAAGTCTAAGCTGGAAATGTGCTTCGACTGCACGAACTACCAGAGCCAATTCCCTGAAAAGGTACCCTTTGAGCAACATGTCTTCCAGACTATTTATCTCAACAAGGATCGGGACAGTAAGCTCTGGACTGATAATGAGATTGCCGAGGATAAGATCATTCGAAAGGACTGGTGGCATCAACTCTGTCACGGCTATACTCATTATCTGTTTGTCATCCCGTGGATGATGTTCCTCAACGCCAAGAATCACACTCGCTTCGCAGCGTCTTGGACTCTTGTCAACGCCCACGAAGTCGCCGTCATGTCCGGAATTGCAGCTGCCGTGGATCTAGGCGCCAACTACCCTGAAGACTTGGAGAACGATAAGTTTGCGTTCTTGTGTTTCCGACTCTACTACCTTCTTACATATGGAAAATGGTACAGGAGACATTTTACGTCCAAGAAGTATTTAAAGTCTCAGACCACCGAGAgtcaggctgctgctgatgggAAGAGTTGGGCTACTGGGCTTTATGGCAGTGTCTACAAGGGACCTGGTGTTTCGGAGGTGGAGAGGAGTGCTTGGAGGGAGGAAATTAAGAAGGGATCTAGTACTGGTAACTTGTCTTGA
- a CDS encoding related to 7alpha-cephem-methoxylase P8 chain has translation MPKPNSKADCGNLDTLPTKYATLQFFDASDPKWATEKPFYSNIPFTQTRIANTNVINTSARVQISDIRGHKSDFTLDKNGFQLVNWKHKFCDIGPSFQEEGYPAVVKFMKEVLGSHVKVCVFDHIVRQSRPRGSAPEDEKGYIGRPSKVAHNDQTYEGTIAKIKHDFGSQAPSILSQRFRIINVWKPLKPVRQYPLTLCDYRTCDERDGHRSDLVYPHVVSENILFSYSKDQKWYYVSDQSDEEVWLIKTMDSLARTEDVAMYTPHTSFFDEDPVVAKEIRESIELRVYVIG, from the exons ATGCCCAAGCCAAACTCAAAAGCCGATTGCGGAAATCTGGACACTCTCCCAACGAAATATGCAACCCTCCAATTCTTCGACGCCTCAGACCCGAAATGGGCAACCGAGAAACCTTTCTACTCCAACATCCCCTTCACACAGACTAGAATCGCCAACACAAATGTTATCAACACAAGTGCACGGGTCCAGATCTCTGACATCAGAGGCCATAAATCCGATTTTACACTCGACAAGAATGGCTTCCAATTAGTAAACTGGAAGCACAAGTTCTGTGATATCGGGCCTTCGTTTCAGGAAGAAGGGTATCCTGCTGTGGTCAAGTTTATGAAAGAGGTTCTTGGAAGTCACGTCAAAGTTTGTGTATTTGATCATATT GTCCGTCAGAGTCGGCCGCGAGGCTCTGCAcctgaagatgagaaagggTACATTGGTAGACCCAGTAAGGTTGCTCACAATG ACCAAACCTACGAAGGAACAATCGCAAAGATTAAACACGACTTTGGCTCCCAAGCCCCATCAATTCTCTCGCAACGCTTCAggataataaa TGTCTGGAAACCCCTCAAACCCGTCCGCCAATACCCCCTCACCCTCTGTGATTACCGCACATGTGATGAAAGGGACGGTCATCGAAGTGATTTGGTCTACCCCCACGTTGTGAGTGAGAACATCCTTTTCTCTTACTCAAAAGATCAGAAGTGGTACTACGTTAGTGACCAATCTGATGAGGAGGTTTGGCTGATCAAGACGATGGATTCTTTGGCGAGGACTGAGGATGTTGCCATGT ATACGCCGCATACTTCGTTCTTTGATGAGGACCCTGTTGTCGCGAAGGAGATACGAGAAAGCATCGAGCTTAGGGTGTATGTGATTGGATGA
- a CDS encoding related to 5-carboxyvanillate decarboxylase, which translates to MLGKVALEEAFALPRHKERTRWWAGLFAIDPDKHAAEINDITDQRIKYMNEHGVGYTILSYTAPGVQDVWDPKEAQALAVEVNDYIADAIKAHPDRLGAFATLSMHDPKEAAEELRRVVTKYGFKGALVNDTQRAGADGDDMIFYDGPEWDVFWSTVTDLDVPFYLHPRNPTGSIHEKLWAKRSWLIGPPLSFAQGVSLHALGMVTNGVFDRHPKLQIVLGHLGEHIPFDMWRINHWFEDIKKPLGLSCKLTIREYFARNLWITTSGHFSTSTLQFCLGEVGADRILFSIDYPFENFSDACTWYDGLAINDVDKRKIGKDNAKKLFKLPQFYQSED; encoded by the exons ATGCTCGGCAAGGTTGCTCTTGAGGAAGCTTTCGCTCTCCCCCGTCACAAGGAGCGAACACGATGGTGGGCTGGTCTCTTTGCCATCGACCCTGATAAGCACGCTGCCGAGATCAACGACATCACAGACCAGCGCATCAAGTACATGAACGAACATGGCGTTGGCTACACAATTCTTTCATACACTGCACCCGGTGTGCAAGATGTCTGGGACCCCAAGGAGGCTCAGGCTCTAGCTGTTGAGGTCAACGATTATATCGCCGATGCCATCAAGGCTCACCCTGATCGTCTCGGTGCTTTTGC CACTCTCTCTATGCACGACCCCAAGgaagctgctgaggagcTCCGAAGAGTTGTCACCAAGTATGGCTTCAAGGGTGCTCTTGTCAACGACACTCAACGAGCTGGTGCAGACGGAGACGACATGATCTTCTACGACGGCCCTGAGTGGGATGTCTTCTGGTCAACAGTTACAGACTTGGACGTCCCCTTCTACCTCCACCCCCGCAACCCCACAGGCTCCATCCACGAGAAGCTCTGGGCCAAGCGCAGCTGGCTCATTGGTCCTCCTCTGAGCTTCGCCCAGGGTGTCAGCCTTCACGCACTCGGTATGGTTACCAACGGTGTCTTTGACAGACATCCCAAGCTCCAGATCGTTCTCGGCCATCTCGGCGAGCATATTCCCTTCGACATGTGGCGAATTAACCATTGGTTTGAGGATATCAAGAAGCCTCTTGGTCTGTCTTGCAAGTTGACTATCCGAGAATACTTTGCCCGCAACTTGTGGATCACGACCAGTGGACACTTCTCTACATCAACACTTCAGTTCTGTCTTGGAGAGGTTGGAGCTGATCGCATTCTGTTCTCTATCGATTATCCTTTCGAGAACTTTTCAGATGCTTGCACGTGGTATGATGGTCTGGCTATTAATGATGTTGATAAGAGAAAGATTGGAAAGGATAacgccaagaagctgtttAAGCTTCCTCAGTTCTACCAGAGCGAGGACTAA
- a CDS encoding related to glu/asp-tRNA amidotransferase subunit A: MALRQIHFIAFISLFTFTLYIMFTWANLRQIAPFLSQSRTLPDLLAADSKTLASGLTNGHFTSVDLVDKSLEMIQKHDKYLHAMLSLVPKDQLRQRAEALDKERKDGKVRGRLHGIPIVIKDNIATVPDLGMETTCGSWALDGMTPTSNADIVDKLIQAGLIIIGKANLSEWAYYRSNDLPSGWSGKGGQCQSAYVRGGVDPEDSNNGHSNPSGSSTGSAVAVSAGYAPLSIGTETDGSLVSPASRAALYTIKPSIGRVSQSGIIPISHTMDSAGPMAKTPYDLAALLDVISGTDEFATLGGSWDELSIATVDFKKWWPGEDYLKPVESATKQMHTEIQAAYNKMEGQAKKYVGDVPLPPPSECFMLDGKDSEGVIMMADFKHDLNKYLESAENSKIHSLKDLVEFNKAHPDLETPPGYDDQGLLIDAQESDISIEDYEKNLSHLRKVARDEGLDRIFKEYGVDVIIGSSDTAIKAYASGSGYPVGNVPLGYLDFNGRPFGLAVLAAKDQEAKILQFMNAWEGTFGPRKAPPLLQ, encoded by the exons ATGGCTCTGCGTCAGATCCATTTCATCGCCTTCATTTCTCTCTTCACTTTTACACTCTACATCATGTTCACCTGGGCAAATCTCCGTCAAATCGCGCCCTTTCTTTCGCAGAGTCGCACTCTGCCTGATCTCCTCGCTGCCGATTCCAAGACTCTCGCATCCGGCTTGACGAATGGGCATTTCACGAGTGTTGACTTGGTGGACAAGAGCCTTGAGATGATTCAGAAGCACGACAAGTACCTTCATGCGATGTTGAGTTTGGTGCCGAAAGATCAGCTGCGGCAGAGAGCGGAGGCGCTTGACAAGGAGCGAAAGGATGGCAAGGTCCGGGGGCGTTTGCATGGGATCCCTATTGTGATCAAG GACAACATCGCGACGGTTCCTGATCTGGGAATGGAGACGACTTGCGGTTCTTGGGCATTGGACGGCATGACGCCTACCTCGAATGCCGACATCGTCGACAAGCTCATCCAAGCtggactcatcatcatcggcaaaGCGAATCTGAGT GAATGGGCATACTACCG AAGCAACGACCTCCCAAGTGGCTGGTCCGGCAAAGGTGGCCAATGCCAGTCCGCCTACGTTCGCGGCGGCGTCGATCCGGAAGACAGCAACAACGGTCACAGC AATCCCTCCGGCTCTTCCACAGGCTCAGCAGTCGCCGTCTCCGCAGGTTACGCCCCCCTCTCCATCGGCACCGAAACAGACGGATCCCTCGTGTCACCCGCATCACGAGCAGCTTTATACACCATCAAACCGTCAATCGGACGAGTTTCCCAGTCTGGAATCATTCCCATCAGTCATACCATGGACTCGGCTGGACCAATGGCCAAGACGCCATACGATCTCGCCGCTCTGCTTGATGTCATCTCTGGGACTGATGAGTTTGCGACTCTGGGAGGATCTTGGGATGAGCTGTCCATTGCGACAGTGGACTTCAAGAAGTGGTGGCCTGGGGAGGACTACTTAAAGCCTGTCGAGAGCGCGACAAAGCAGATG CACACCGAGATCCAAGCTGCGTATAACAAAATGGAGggacaggccaagaagtaTGTCGGCGATGTTCCTCTTCCGCCTCCTTCTGAGTGTTTCATGCTTGATGGGAAGGACAGTGAGGGGGTCATCATGA TGGCCGATTTCAAGCACGACCTCAACAAATATCTCGAGTCGGCAGAAAACTCCAAGATCCATTCCCTCAAAGATCTGGTCGAGTTCAACAAAGCCCATCCCGATCTCGAAACGCCTCCAG GCTACGATGACCAAGGACTCTTGATCGACGCCCAAGAATCGGATATCTCCATTGAAGACTACGAAAAGAACCTATCTCACCTCCGAAAGGTTGCCCGCGACGAAGGATTAGATCGCATCTTCAAGGAATATGGCGTTGACGTAATTATCGGATCAAGCGATACCGCAATCAAGGCGTATGCAAGTGGAAGCG GCTACCCCGTTGGTAATGTTCCGCTCGGATACTTGGACTTCAACGGCCGCCCTTTCGGACTCGCAGTCCTCGCAGCCAAGGACCAGGAAGCCAAGATTCTCCAGTTCATGAACGCATGGGAGGGTACTTTCGGTCCGAGAAAAGCTCCGCCGCTGCTTCAGTGA
- a CDS encoding related to 4-hydroxybenzoate transporter, translated as MPPSEEMSKVDGDTLPSSQVENAQGYNSRNPLLHNLDGLTLYEKKCVLINREIDAQGMGKYQWYIWGLCGFGYLLDLLWAQAFGLVLGPLQQELGFGDDESGNISTSFNAGLTAGAFVWGFLADIIGRRWAFNLTCLISSIFGLCLGASNNYTTFLVLTAFVGFGVGGNIPIDTTITLEFIPQNKRFLLACLSVFQPIGVVLCSAIAFGFIPVYACSPNFSEPDPLVSCNNAEAGEACCSRGDNMGWRYLLFTIGGITLAIFILRFFVFNFRETPKYLIYRGRDGQAIETLQHMAEVNKKQCGLTLELFESLQADDSSLGSGNSATPALGAGTKQLNMAWSQKAKLELSRYKMLFSSPKMTRLTVLVWLTYIMDYWGFTVAGFYLPSILALKNGAASVSLKSTYAAYIYTYAPGIVGVLLGATLYRIPAIGRKWTMVLSAALMGISIILFSTVDTRAKNEGLFTMEYFFQSMFNAVLYGWTPEAFPAPIRGTACGIAGFWGRLFGIVSPLIAQHLYGRTGENGQGDINSVLYLAGGVMLGCVITTALLPNDMMESKDERS; from the exons ATGCCTCCCTCAGAAGAAATGTCCAAAGTAGACGGCGACACCCTCCCCTCATCGCAGGTCGAAAACGCACAGGGCTACAACTCCCGCAACCCCCTCCTCCACAACCTCGACGGCCTAACCCTCTACGAGAAGAAATGCGTACTCATCAACCGCGAGATCGACGCTCAAGGAATGGGCAAATACCAATGGTACATCTGGGGTCTCTGCGGCTTCGGCTATCTGCTTGATCTCCTCTGGGCTCAGGCTTTTGGGCTTGTGCTTGGGCCGCTGCAGCAGGAGCTGGGCTTTGGAGATGACGAGTCGGGGAATATCTCGACGAGCTTTAACGCTGGGCTTACGGCGGGGGCGTTTGTTTGGGGCTTTTTGGCGGATATTATTG GTCGTCGCTGGGCTTTCAACTTGACGTGTCTCATTTCGTCGATATTTGGGCTTTGCCTTGGTGCATCTAATAATTACACGACTTTTCTCGTGTTGACAGCATTTGTCGGGTTTGGTGTTGGAGGAAACATTCCCATCGACACGACAATTACCCTCGAGTTCATTCCCCAG AACAAACGCTTCCTCTTGGCCTGTCTGTCCGTCTTCCAACCTATTGGAGTCGTCCTCTGCAGTGCCATCGCCTTTGGCTTCATCCCCGTCTACGCATGCTCTCCAAATTTCTCTGAGCCTGACCCTCTAGTATCGTGCAACAATGCTGAAGCAGGAGAAGCATGCTGTTCCCGCGGTGACAACATGGGATGGCgatatcttctcttcacAATTGGCGGCATCactctcgccatcttcatccttcgcTTTTTCGTCTTCAACTTTCGCGAGACTCCAAAGTATCTCATCTATCGCGGCCGTGACGGCCAGGCAATTGAGACGCTTCAACATATGGCCGAAGTGAACAAGAAGCAGTGTGGACTCACTCTGGAGCTATTTGAGTCACTTCAGGCGGATGATAGCTCTCTTGGAAGTGGTAATAGTGCAACTCCTGCTTTGGGAGCGGGAACAAAGCAGCTCAACATGGCGTGGTCTCAaaaggccaagcttgagctATCAAGATATAAGATGCTGTTTTCTAGTCCCAAGATGACTCGCCTTACAGTTCTTGTATGGTTGACGTATATCATGGACTATTGGGGATTCACTGTCGCTG GCTTTTACCTGCCTAGCATTCTTGCCCTCAAGAACGGCGCTGCATCTGTCAGTCTTAAATCGACTTATGCTGCCTACATCTACACTTATGCACCTGGTATCGTCGGCGTACTCCTCGGCGCAACTCTCTACCGCATCCCAGCCATTGGCCGCAAGTGGACAATGGTGCTATCAGCTGCACTAATGGGCATATCCATCATTCTCTTCTCAACAGTCGATACGCGTGCTAAGAACGAGGGTCTCTTCACTATGGAATACTTCTTCCAGTCCATGTTCAACGCCGTACTCTATGGCTGGACCCCTGAAGCTTTCCCTGCGCCCATACGTGGGACAGCCTGTGGTATTGCAGGATTTTGGGGCCGATTGTTTGGTATCGTGAGTCCATTGATTGCACAGCATCTGTATGGACGCACGGGCGAGAATGGACAGGGAGATATCAACAGTGTGCTATATCTTGCTGGTGGCGTTATGCTGGGCTGTGTAATTACAACGGCTCTGTTGCCGAATGACATGATGGAGAGCAAGGACGAGAGGTCATGA
- a CDS encoding probable GAP1-General amino acid permease — protein MSSSPHKDEVNYETKDETTVTSPHDEEQGTTSGEGQLKRDLRGRHMQMIAIGGAIGAGLFVGSGSALHKGGPASLVIGYLIIGVMLLCTNLALAEMAVLYPVNGAFYTYIVRFVDPSWGFACGWEYALSWLTVLPFELIAASKTIEFWRTDIHMAVWVTVFLVALTIVQIFGVRGYGEVEFVLSAIKICACLGFIILGIIINCGGVGDQGYLGTKYWDNPGAFTNFKGFCAVFTIAAFAFGGTEMVGLAAAETANPRKSVPTASKQVFWRIALFYVINLFIVGIILRSDDPRLLGASGANTKASPFVLAIQDAGIKVLPSIFNAVITISVLSVANSCTFGSTRTMQAMATRGHAPKFLNYIDKKGRPLWCVLIQLAFGLLAYVGEAKNGGTVFDWLLALSGLAFLFVWGTICLAHARMRSGFKAQGINLDLVPYKTPFGVWGSYLGVFLNVIALIATFYSCLYAPDGSPPDAESFFMGFLAAPIILALYLGYKIYSRDWKLYVKAIDMDLQTGIVLLDEPEPETPWSWKSAPRRLLSAII, from the exons ATGTCGTCGTCACCGCACAAGGATGAGGTGAATTACGAGACCAAGGACGAGACCACGGTCACGTCGCCTCACGATGAGGAGCAGGGCACGACCTCGGGCGAGGGCCAGCTCAAGCGCGATCTCCGCGGTCGACACATGCAGATGATTGCCATTGGAGGTGCCATCGGTGCTGGTCTCTTCGTCGGTTCTGGTAGTGCTCTTCACAAGGGAGGTCCCGCGTCGCTGGTAATTG GCT atctcatcatcggtgtCATGTTGCTCTGCACCAACCTCGCCCTCGCAGAAATGGCTGTTCTATATCCCGTCAACGGTGCCTTTTACACCTACATTGTCCGCTTCGTCGACCCCTCTTGGGGTTTTGCTTGTGGTTGGGAATACGCTCTGTCCTGGCTTACAGTTCTTCCCTTTGAGTTGATCGCTGCGTCCAAGACAATTGAGTTCTGGCGCACTGACATCCACATG GCTGTTTGGGTCACTGTCTTCCTTGTCGCTCTCACCATCGTCCAGATCTTTGGTGTCCGAGGTTACGGAGAGG TCGAATTCGTCCTGTCCGCCATCAAGATCTGCGCTTGTTTGggattcatcatcctcggcatcatcatcaactgtGGTGGTGTCGGTGATCAGGGCTACCTCGGCACCAAGTACTGGGACAACCCTGGTGCTTTCACCAACTTCAAGGGCTTCTGCGCTGTCTTTACCATTGCCG CCTTTGCCTTCGGTGGTACTGAAATGGTTGGTCTCGCCGCTGCTGAGACTGCCAACCCCCGCAAGTCTGTCCCCACTGCCTCCAAGCAGGTCTTTTGGCGTATTGCTCTCTTCTAcgtcatcaacctcttcattgTCGGAATCATTCTCCGATCTGATGATCCTCGTCTCCTCGGTGCCTCTGGCGCTAACACTAAGGCCTCGCCTTTCGTCCTCGCCATTCAAGATGCAGGCATCAAGGTTCTgccctccatcttcaacgccgtcatcaccatctccgTCTTGTCCGTCGCCAACTCGTGTACCTTTGGCTCAACCCGCACCATGCAGGCTATGGCCACCCGTGGCCACGCtcccaagttcctcaacTACATTGACAAGAAGGGACGTCCCCTCTGGTGTGTCCTCATTCAGCTTGCTTTCGGTCTTCTAGCCTATGTCGGAGAGGCCAAGAATGGAGGTACCGTCTTTGACTGGCTTCTGGCTTTGTCCGGTCTTGCTTTCCTCTTCGTCTGGGGCACCATCTGCCTCGCTCACGCCCGTATGCGATCTGGTTTCAAGGCGCAGGGCATCAACCTGGATCTTGTCCCTTACAAGACTCCCTTCGGTGTCTGGGGCAGCTACCTCGGCGTCTTCCTCAACGTCATTGCTCTCATTGCCACTTTCTACTCTTGTCTCTAT GCTCCCGACGGCTCTCCTCCCGATGCTGAGTCTTTCTTCATGGGCTTCCTCGCTGCtcccatcatcctcgccctGTACCTCGGCTACAAGATCTACTCTCGCGACTGGAAGTTGTatgtcaaggccattgatATGGATCTCCAGACTGGCATTGTCCTCCTTGATGAGCCCGAGCCCGAGACCCCCTGGTCATGGAAGTCGGCGCCCAGACGCCTTCTCTCGGCTATTATCTAG